The segment GCGGGTGACTGGACGAGTACTGGTCTACCACCAACGATCGAGAGCGCCGTGTTCAGCGGCCACCGCGCAGCAGAGCTGGTCGCGGAACGCCTGGAAGCTTCTCACCGGACAGCGCCGGCGGCGCATGCGTTCGCCGGTGTGGAGGGCATGTAGTGCGATTCCCGTTACACATCACCACCGATATGGTCAGCTGGCAGCTCCGCAACTGGTGGCGTGGCAACCAGCGTTACCCGTACGTGCTCATGCTCGAGCCGCTACACACGTGCAATCTCGCCTGCCTCGGCTGCTCGCCGGAGCGGTACAACGGTGACCTGAAGGATCGGCTGGCGCTGAAGGACTGCTTTCAGGCGGTGGACGAAGCCGGTGCGCCTGTGGTCTCGATCTGCGGCGGTGAGCCGACGATCTATCCCGAGCTGGCGGAGTTGGTCGAAGGCATCATCGCGCGCCAACGCCACATCTACCTGTGTACCAACGGCTTGCTGCTCGATCGCTTCTACAAGAAGGGCCGGCCGCACAAGCGCCTGTCGATCAATGTCCACATCGACGGCATGCGTGGCACACACGATCTGGTCACCGATCGGGCCGGCGTATTCGATAAAGCGGTGGAGATGATCAAGGAGGGCAAGCGGCTCGGTTACCACCTGTGCACCAACACCACCGTCTACCGTGAAACCGATATAAACGAGATCGAGGAGATGTGCGCCTACCTGCAGAGCATCGGCGTGGATGGCATGCTGATCTCGCCCGGATACCATTACGAAAAGATCAGCGAGAATCACTTCCTCTTCAAGCAAGAGGTGTACGAGAAGTTCAAGCGCGTGTTGGAGCTGTCGAAGAGGTACCGGCTGTATTCGACGCCACTCTTCCTGCAGTTCGCCGCCGGGCAGCGCGAGTATCCCTGCACCCCGTGGGGCAACCCGACTCGCACGCCCCGGGGCTGGAAAGGCCCGTGCTACTTGATCGAAGGCGGTTACTACAAAAGCTGGCAGGAGTTCTGGAGCGGGGTCGACTGGGATTACTGGGAGACGCGCACCGATCCGAAATGTCAGAATTGCCTGATGCACTCCGGCTTCGAGGCATCCGTGGTTCGCAAGCTCGGCGAGAGTCCGCGCGACCTGTGGACGATGGCGAAGTGGAACTTCTTCTCTTGAGAGGTGTCCTCTCCCAGCCGTGCTTTCCGGACTCCAACCGCTCTTCCAGAATGAACTGCCACAACACGGTCCGGTATCACGTC is part of the Candidatus Binatia bacterium genome and harbors:
- the hpnH gene encoding adenosyl-hopene transferase HpnH — encoded protein: MRFPLHITTDMVSWQLRNWWRGNQRYPYVLMLEPLHTCNLACLGCSPERYNGDLKDRLALKDCFQAVDEAGAPVVSICGGEPTIYPELAELVEGIIARQRHIYLCTNGLLLDRFYKKGRPHKRLSINVHIDGMRGTHDLVTDRAGVFDKAVEMIKEGKRLGYHLCTNTTVYRETDINEIEEMCAYLQSIGVDGMLISPGYHYEKISENHFLFKQEVYEKFKRVLELSKRYRLYSTPLFLQFAAGQREYPCTPWGNPTRTPRGWKGPCYLIEGGYYKSWQEFWSGVDWDYWETRTDPKCQNCLMHSGFEASVVRKLGESPRDLWTMAKWNFFS